In Kytococcus sedentarius DSM 20547, the sequence CGTCGTCCATGCCCACGATCCGCTTGTGGAGCTCGTCCTCCATCTTGAGCAGGCGGCTGGACTCCTCCTCGGAGATCCGGAAGACCGGGATGCCCGTGGTCGCGGCCAGCACCTCGGCGATGACGTCCTCGTCCACCACCGCGGCGACGTCCTGGTCGCCCTCCTTCCAAGCCTTCTCGCGCTCCCCGCGCTCGTTGAGCAGCTTCTGCTCGTCGTCGCGCAGCGAGGCCGCCTTCTCGAAGTCCTGGCCGTCGATGGCGGACTCCTTCTCGCGGCGGACGTTCGCGATCTTCTCGTCGATCTCCCGCAGGTCCGGCGGCGCGGTCATGCGCTGGATGCGCAACCGGGCGCCGGCCTCGTCGATGAGGTCGATCGCCTTGTCCGGCAGGAAGCGGTCGTTGACGTAGCGGTCGGCCATGTTCACCGCCGAGGCCAGGGCCCCGTCGGTGATGGAGACGCGGTGGTGCGCCTCGTAACGGTCACGCAGGCCCTTGAGGATCTCGATGGCGTGCGCCAGCGAGGGCTCGTTCACCTGGATCGGCTGGAAACGGCGCTCCAGCGCGGCGTCCTTCTCGATGTGCTTGCGGTACTCCTCCAGCGTGGTCGCACCGATGGTCTGCAGCTCGCCGCGCGCCAGCATCGGCTTGAGGATGTTGGCGGCGTCGATCGCGCCCTCGGCGGCACCCGCACCCACGAGGGTGTGGATCTCGTCGATGAACAGGATGATGTCGCCGCGCGTGCGGATCTCCTTGAGCACCTTCTTGAGGCGCTCCTCGAAGTCACCGCGGTAGCGGGAGCCGGCCACCAGCGACCCGAGGTCGAGGGTGTAGACGTGCTTGTCCTTCAGCGTCTCCGGCACGGTGCCGGCCACGATGTCGGCAGCCAGGCCCTCGACGACGGCGGTCTTGCCGACACCGGGCTCACCGATCAGCACCGGGTTGTTCTTGGTGCGGCGGCTGAGCACCTGCATGACGCGCTCGATCTCGGTCTCGCGGCCGATCACCGGGTCGAGCTTGCCCTCGCGGGCGGCCTGCGTGAGGTTGCGGCCGAACTGGTCCAGCACGAGCGACCCGGCAGGGGTGCCCTCGGCCTGTCCCCCGGACGCGCCGACGCCAGCGGCCTGCGGCTCGCCCTGGCCACCCTGGTAGCCGGAGAGCAGCTCGATCACCTGCTGGCGGACCGTGGAGAGGTCGGCGCCCAGCTTCACGAGCACCTGGGCGGCCACGCCCTCGCCCTCGCGGATCAGGCCGAGCAGGATGTGCTCGGTGCCGATGTACTGGTGGCCCAGCTGCAGCCCCTCGCGCAGCGAGAGCTCGAGCACCTTCTTGGCCCGCGGGCTGAAGGAGATGTGGCCGGAAGGGGCCTGCTTGCCCTGGCCGATGACCTCCTGCACCTGCTCGCGCACCGCATCGAGGGAGATCCCCAAGTTCTCCAGGGCCTGGGCGGCAATGCCCTCGCCCTCGTGGATCAGACCCAGCAGGATGTGCTCGGTGCCGAGGTAGTTGTGGTTGAGCATGCGTGCCTCGTCCTGTGCCAGGACGACGACGCGCCGTGCGCGGTCGGTAAACCGTTCGAACATCTCAGCTCCTTGCCTCGCGGGACCCCAAGGCTAGGCCGCGGACTGCGGCAGGAGGGGCTCGTGGAGCGCCTCGGACTGCTCGTTGCCTGACAGCCCACCTCGGGGGACGTTCTTGTACGGCTCAACAGTGCCGATCTGCGGGGTGTTCCGCTCCGGGCGGGTTGCTCGTTCGCTGTGCGCGAACCTCAGTCGCCGAAGAGGCGCACGGGGGTCGAACCGCCCGCTGCGGGCCGACCACCGGCCGGCCGGCCGGGTGCCGCATCGACCGGCGGGCTGCTCGCCAGCGCCCCGACCACCCTCCCCACCCAGGCCTCGAGCTGCTGGCCGGCCTGGGCCGCCTTCTCCGGGCCGCGGCGGTAGGGGTCCTCGACCGACTCCGCACGGGAGGACGGGACACGCACGCGCGACACCGTATCGACCAGCGCGGGCCCGGAGGGCACCGGCCCGGCCGCGGCCAGCTCGTCGACGGCGTGCAGGAAGTGGCCGAGCGTGTGGGTGCGCCGGGTCAGGGACGGCATCTCGTCCACTACGTAGGCCTTGTGACGACGCTCCATGGTGAGCACCAGGTCCGCCTCGCGCAGGATCGGCAGGCTGACCTGGCGTGCCGCGAAGCCCTCGGGGTCGCCGCCCCGCCGCCGCAGCTCGTGGGCCATCAGCTCGTCCATCGGGTTGCCGACCAGCGCCATGGTCCCCGCCGAGGAGAAGGTGAGCCCGTGCGGCGCGAGGTGCCGCGACCACCGCTCGGCGAACGTGGACCGGCAGATGTTGCCGGTGCAGACATAGAGGATGTGCACGTGGGCCTCCCGGCGGTCGCAGTCGCTCGGTGGGCGAGCGGCACCACCGAGATCACGAGGACCCCTCCGAGTGTAGGCGGGCGACGTCCGCTTGCGCGGGGCCTCGTCGCGGCGCAAGGGGCACGTGGTCGGGGTCACGCCCCCGGGGGCCGAACAGACCCCGTCGGTCCGACGGAAGGGGATACAGTGCTCGAGTTGTCCCTGCGGGTGCTGTGCGCCCCATCCCACCCCACTGACGGAGCACGTCTTGACGCTCGACGACATCCTGCGGCTCTCGCGCCGACACATCATCACCCTGGTCCTCAGCACCCTGTTGGGCATCGCGCTGGCCGCCGGGTGGGTGGCCCTGCAGAAGCCCGTCTACACGGCGACCGCCACCGGCGTGGTGCAGGCGAACGCCGGAACCGGCACGGTCGGTGAGTCCCTCTCCGGCAACTCCCTGGCGATCACCAAGAGCAAGACCTACGTCACCTACTTCAGCTCCCAGCCGGTGGCCGAGCGGGTCATCGAGGAGCTCGGGCTGGACACCAGCCCCAGCAGCCTCGCCGGCCGCGTCACGGCCAAGGTCGAGGAAGAGACGCCCAACATCACAGTGAGCGCCCGCGGGGACAGCCCGGAGCGCGCCAAGCAGCTGGCCGACACCGTCGTGGCCGAGACGGCCGAGTACGTACGCGAGCTGGAGACGCAGAATATGTCCGCCGCGCCGAACCAGCCCGAGGGCGAGGAGGGGCAGCAGCAGGACCAGGCGCCCGCGACCAGCATCCTGCCCCTGGCCAACGCCGAGCTCCCCTCCTCCCCCACCGAGCCGCAGCCGGCCCGCGCCCTGGTCCTCGGTGGCCTGGCCGGTCTGGCGCTGGGCTACGTGATCGCCTGGTTCCGTCACCGTCAGGACACCCGGGTGCGCACGCAGGAGGACATCGAGGAGGCGGCCGGCGGCGCCCCGACGCTGGGCCTCATCCCCGCGAACGAGGCCCTGGCCTCCCCCGAGCGCGCCGTGCGCGACAGCGGCGAGGTGGACTTCTCCACCCGCGAGGCGCTGCGCCAGTTCCGCACCAACCTGCGCTTCGTGAACGTCGACCACGCGCCGAAGTCGATCGTCGTCACATCGGCCCGCATGGGCGAGGGCAAGTCGACGATCTCCTCCAACCTGGCCTACCTGCTGGCCGAGGGCGGCGAGCGCGTGATCCTGGTGGACGCCGACCTGCGTCGCCCGTCCGTGGCCGGCATCTTCGACATCGACTCCTCGGTGGGCCTCACCCAGGTGCTCGCCGGCTCCGCCGACCTGGCCGATGCGGTGCAGCCCACCGAACACCCGAACCTGATGGTGCTGCCGGCCGGCACCATCCCGCCCAACCCCTCGGAGCTGCTCGGCTCGCAGCGCATGCGCGACCTCATCGCGACGCTC encodes:
- a CDS encoding ATP-dependent Clp protease ATP-binding subunit; translated protein: MFERFTDRARRVVVLAQDEARMLNHNYLGTEHILLGLIHEGEGIAAQALENLGISLDAVREQVQEVIGQGKQAPSGHISFSPRAKKVLELSLREGLQLGHQYIGTEHILLGLIREGEGVAAQVLVKLGADLSTVRQQVIELLSGYQGGQGEPQAAGVGASGGQAEGTPAGSLVLDQFGRNLTQAAREGKLDPVIGRETEIERVMQVLSRRTKNNPVLIGEPGVGKTAVVEGLAADIVAGTVPETLKDKHVYTLDLGSLVAGSRYRGDFEERLKKVLKEIRTRGDIILFIDEIHTLVGAGAAEGAIDAANILKPMLARGELQTIGATTLEEYRKHIEKDAALERRFQPIQVNEPSLAHAIEILKGLRDRYEAHHRVSITDGALASAVNMADRYVNDRFLPDKAIDLIDEAGARLRIQRMTAPPDLREIDEKIANVRREKESAIDGQDFEKAASLRDDEQKLLNERGEREKAWKEGDQDVAAVVDEDVIAEVLAATTGIPVFRISEEESSRLLKMEDELHKRIVGMDDAIHALSQAIRRTRAGLKDPRRPGGSFIFAGPTGVGKTELAKALAEFLFGDEDALIQLDMSEFGEKHTVSRMFGSPPGYVGYDEGGQLTEKVRRKPFSVVLFDEVEKAHPDVFNSLLQILEDGRLTDSQGRTVDFKNTIIIMTTNLGARDIAKGVSLGFSAGPESGTDYERLKAKVSEELKQHFRPEFLNRVDDTVVFPQLSQAEIVQIVDLMIDRLSERLADKDMAIELTQDAKELLAKRGYDPVLGARPLRRAIQREIEDVISEKILYGEFAAGDIIEVDVDAPAAEETAAPAGPINPGASGSAAPVGPRGFTFTSRRSLDAKPVDQLTGDADRAMVGE
- a CDS encoding arsenate reductase/protein-tyrosine-phosphatase family protein, yielding MHILYVCTGNICRSTFAERWSRHLAPHGLTFSSAGTMALVGNPMDELMAHELRRRGGDPEGFAARQVSLPILREADLVLTMERRHKAYVVDEMPSLTRRTHTLGHFLHAVDELAAAGPVPSGPALVDTVSRVRVPSSRAESVEDPYRRGPEKAAQAGQQLEAWVGRVVGALASSPPVDAAPGRPAGGRPAAGGSTPVRLFGD
- a CDS encoding polysaccharide biosynthesis tyrosine autokinase, producing the protein MTLDDILRLSRRHIITLVLSTLLGIALAAGWVALQKPVYTATATGVVQANAGTGTVGESLSGNSLAITKSKTYVTYFSSQPVAERVIEELGLDTSPSSLAGRVTAKVEEETPNITVSARGDSPERAKQLADTVVAETAEYVRELETQNMSAAPNQPEGEEGQQQDQAPATSILPLANAELPSSPTEPQPARALVLGGLAGLALGYVIAWFRHRQDTRVRTQEDIEEAAGGAPTLGLIPANEALASPERAVRDSGEVDFSTREALRQFRTNLRFVNVDHAPKSIVVTSARMGEGKSTISSNLAYLLAEGGERVILVDADLRRPSVAGIFDIDSSVGLTQVLAGSADLADAVQPTEHPNLMVLPAGTIPPNPSELLGSQRMRDLIATLTQTHRVILDAPPLLPVTDAALLTTSTDGAVLVVAANDTRKEHVERATANLRNVNALLLGAVINRASVSRLNRILYGEGYGYGSYGYGYGNSYGDDVKSKGKKHRKK